From a region of the Oncorhynchus keta strain PuntledgeMale-10-30-2019 chromosome 13, Oket_V2, whole genome shotgun sequence genome:
- the LOC118391980 gene encoding synaptopodin-2-like isoform X2 — protein MGTGDYICVTVHGGAPWGFSLREGEGDDYRRLQVYQVEEGGHASLAGICEGDEVVSLNGEPCGELSLPKANALIDASVDCLQLLVKRWHTISPEDFHSETYFGTRESSGEALESTTLHILSPGRSQPPRELYIADSQDEAYYGETESDMEAPGGIHLVRTQLCVPAPEECQFPRGGGDKGREGPQGGSFSPGAMVELQLSLAEHTLEDPVCTSLGSALGIEGEIQAREALKNEALLHTTTHSLYVPGPAREPLSQHGVVLSSPPLLGQVEVTLQRGSPRLVEGVVVYGASGSVGEAPGEEGGGKSQGASFTVSFGIPTEGAEPAAERDSDSEKDLEKPNKHRAKHARLRRSESLSDKQVKEAKSKCKRIAILLNAEAPNPNNKGVLMFKRHRQRAKKYTLVSYGTGESEPEYEVDDSDEEDARAIKFTLVATTSGSELEEDFITNAQGGGRVLTFDWDTGLLEIERKLNSGEEMEQLPNTTGKGATMFAHRRQRMDEIVGEHEEMRRQGIPVEGVQEVEKHAANQQMEERSYMQATTERQAYMDFSMHQKQQQQYQKYQEQQYYEQQQQQQQQQYEQQQYQQQQQQYEQQQYQQQQQYHQQQQEYQQQHIQQYSSNMNGMANHQTNEMQSSMSNQTAQPFSLQNQMPALFSAPVSGSNQEMMGQGEQIASRDERISTPAIKSGILQDTRNRFKGKPMFNFKQAPKVSPNPELLNLLNRSDKKLDSESCTEEDYLSLGAEACNFLQSPRVKHKTPPPVAPKPIINPNSPPWSPQPELANQELPLHAENSVPAPAAALETESAPEPAPEPSPPFAPQEAPVPAKPPSPAKHTWSPPGSQAQQQQPQQAPAWGGNGPSPTQPHSQPEPQVSSWAPSLTQASQQPLVSTWPPAEMKHQAPAPSKSPPQLPWVTPQPPPPQPQPPINSWAIAPAQSQLQWVQPQEQQQPQAPWAQPQEQAQQHPQAPWAKQPQSPEQAWPQDQPQPPWVSSSQPPMNAWTPPQSHTQPQQPPWAQQAQPQHPAQPQPHMNAWAPAPAQAQVQPPWAQLSPEQEQPPMNAWAPDQNQARPQPPWVQPPSTQSSPQQNWQQPPPQQAPLQPPMNAWAPAQAQPQTHTSTWAPQPQQAPVNTQTWMHRVCQPSPKPWNAPQSAPCSTPPPPPQRINSYTLDERSSSPVINPMASVLAPVGGMGSALSMPAVRGKGADLFAKRQSRMEKYVVDSDTVLAATAQAAQQAQAATVQANKGPVSWRWKAFGRSYSLSPPAARAPSLGLRSSSGSPSLSYKPRASSAPAPQGRQMSWLDKSYKHPSPWEAAARHPMGLVDEAFTFQNLQQAIAFNVCLAAQRKLLPEPPAEWKSRVSYDPPRMTEGWNPNQRWNQRQNQTQTQIYSRVMPPFLSPTKSTASAPAGPAGNRSLPRQLQPQRSLTEANIEHSGAGYGNGRPLRGQQQPSYRSVYHTDWSWRR, from the exons ATGGGCACTGGGGATTATATCTGTGTTACGGTGCACGGAGGCGCGCCCTGGGGCTTCAGTCTccgcgagggagagggggatgactaCCGGCGTTTGCAGGTTTATCAG GTGGAAGAGGGCGGTCATGCGTCCCTGGCCGGGATCTGCGAGGGGGACGAGGTGGTGTCGCTGAATGGAGAACCCTGCGGGGAGCTTTCCCTCCCAAAAGCAAATGCTCTCATTGACGCCTCCGTCGACTGCCTGCAACTACTGGTCAAAAG ATGGCACACCATATCCCCTGAGGATTTTCATTCAGAGACCTACTTTGGCACAAGGGAGTCCTCTGGTGAGGCTTTGGAAAGCACCACCctccacatcctgtcccctgGCAGGTCCCAACCCCCCAGGGAGCTCTACATCGCTGATTCCCAGGACGAGGCCTACtatggggagacagagagtgacatgGAGGCCCCCGGAGGGATCCATCTGGTCCGCACCCAGCTCTGCGTACCTGCGCCTGAGGAGTGCCAGTTccccagaggaggaggggacaaaGGTCGAGAGGGACCCCAGGGGGGGAGCTTCTCCCCTGGGGCAATGGTGGAGCTACAGTTGTCCCTCGCCGAACACACCCTGGAGGATCCCGTCTGCACCTCCCTGGGGAGTGCTCTTGGAATAGAGGGGGAGATTCAGGCGAGAGAGGCCCTCAAGAACGAGGCCCTCCTTCACACCACCACCCACTCGCTCTACGTCCCTGGCCCAGCTCGGGAGCCCCTGAGTCAGCATGGAGTGGTGCTGAGCTCCCCCCCTCTGCTCGGCCAGGTGGAGGTCACCCTGCAGAGGGGCTCTCCTCGCCTGGTAGAAGGGGTAGTCGTCTATGGGGCCAGTGGAAGTGTTGGTGAAGCCcctggggaggaaggaggagggaaaagCCAGGGAGCCTCCTTCACCGTCTCCTTTGGAATTCCCACAGAGGGGGCCGAACCAGCAGCGGAGCGAGACTCAGATTCAGAGAAGGACCTTGAGAAACCTAACAAGCACCGGGCCAAGCACGCCA gGCTCAGGCGCAGTGAGAGCCTGTCAGACAAGCAGGTGAAGGAGGCCAAGTCTAAATGTAAGCGCATTGCTATCCTTCTGAACGCTGAAGCTCCCAACCCCAACAACAAGGGGGTGTTGATGTTCAAGAGGCATCGACAGAGGGCCAAGAAGTACACACTCGTCAGCTACGGCACCGGTGAGAGTGAACCAGAGTACGAGGTCGACGACAGCGACGAGGAAGACGCCAGAGCGATCAAATTCACCCTCGTAGCCACCACCAGCGGATCAGAGCTTGAGGAGGACTTTATCACGAATGCCCAGGGCGGTGGCAGAGTGCTAACCTTCGACTGGGACACAGGACTACTCGAGATCGAGCGCAAGCTCAACTCCGGAGAGGAGATGGAGCAACTGCCCAACACCACGGGAAAGGGGGCCACAATGTTCGCCCATCGCCGCCAGCGCATGGATGAGATCGTTGGCGAACATGAGGAGATGAGACGCCAGGGGATTCCCGTGGAGGGGGTACAGGAGGTGGAGAAACATGCAGCCAACCAGCAGATGGAGGAGCGCTCGTACATGCAGGCCACCACAGAGAGGCAGGCCTACATGGACTTTAGCATGCACCAGAAGCAGCAGCAACAGTATCAGAAGTACCAAGAGCAGCAGTACTatgaacagcagcagcagcagcaacaacaacagtacGAGCAGCAGCAATaccagcagcaacaacaacagtacGAACAGCAGCAGTACCAGCAGcaacaacaatatcatcaacaGCAGCAAGAGTACCAACAGCAGCATATTCAGCAGTACTCCTCTAACATGAATGGCATGGCCAACCATCAAACCAATGAAATGCAGAGTTCCATGAGCAATCAAACTGCCCAACCCTTCTCATTACAAAACCAGATGCCCGCCCTGTTTTCTGCCCCAGTGAGTGGGAGCAACCAAGAGATGATGGGTCAGGGAGAGCAGATTGCCTCACGCGACGAGCGCATTTCGACGCCAGCAATCAAGTCTGGGATCTTGCAGGACACAAGGAACAGGTTCAAGGGCAAGCCAATGTTCAATTTCAAACAAGCACCCAAAGTGTCACCCAACCCCGAGCTTCTGAATCTCCTCAACAGGAGTGACAAGAAGTTGGATTCCGAGTCATGCACGGAAGAGGACTATCTTAGCTTGGGTGCTGAGGCTTGCAACTTCCTCCAGTCACCAAGGGTCAAGCATAAAACGCCTCCACCAGTGGCTCCCAAGCCCATCATTAACCCAAACTCTCCACCCTGGTCCCCTCAGCCTGAGCTGGCCAACCAGGAGTTGCCACTGCATGCTGAAAATAGCGTCCCTGCACCTGCTGCAGCCCTTGAGACCGAGTCCGCCCCAGAACCGGCCCCAGAGCCCTCCCCTCCTTTTGCCCCCCAGGAAGCTCCTGTTCCTGCCAAGCCCCCCTCTCCAGCCAAACACACATGGAGTCCCCCAGGGTCCCAggcacagcagcagcagccccAGCAAGCGCCAGCCTGGGGAGGAAATGGTCCCTCACCAACTCAGCCTCATTCGCAACCCGAGCCTCAAGTGAGTTCCTGGGCTCCGTCACTAACACAGGCATCACAGCAGCCACTTGTGAGTACTTGGCCACCTGCTGAAATGAAGCACCAGGCTCCAGCTCCAAGTAAGTCCCCACCACAGCTCCCTTGGGTGACTCCCCAACCACCCCCTCCTCAGCCTCAGCCACCCATTAATTCTTGGGCTATAGCGCCTGCCCAGTCACAACTCCAATGGGTTCAACCTCAAGAACAGCAACAGCCCCAGGCACCTTGGGCTCAACCTCAAGAACAAGCACAGCAACATCCCCAGGCACCTTGGGCTAAACAGCCTCAGTCTCCAGAACAGGCTTGGCCCCAGGACCAGCCTCAGCCACCTTGGGTGTCATCATCTCAGCCTCCAATGAATGCATGGACACCACCACAGAGCCATACCCAGCCACAACAACCACCTTGGGCCCAACAAGCTCAACCCCAACATCCAGCTCAGCCTCAACCCCATATGAATGCATGGGCCCCAGCACCTGCTCAGGCTCAGGTCCAGCCTCCATGGGCCCAGCTATCTCCAGAGCAAGAACAGCCACCCATGAATGCCTGGGCCCCAGATCAGAATCAGGCCCGGCCACAGCCACCTTGGGTCCAACCACCTTCAACCCAATCCTCACCCCAGCAAAACTGGCAACAACCACCTCCACAGCAGGCACCCTTACAGCCACCTATGAATGCATGGGCCCCAGCTCAGGCACAGCCTCAGACACACACAAGTACCTGGGCCCCACAACCACAGCAAGCCCCAGTGAATACTCAGACCTGGATGCACAGAGTGTGTCAACCTTCTCCAAAACCTTGGAATGCTCCACAAAGTGCTCCCTGTTctactcctccacctcccccacaGCGAATTAACTCTTACACACTTGACGAAAGGTCCTCGTCACCCGTCATCAATCCAATGGCCAGTGTTTTGGCACCAGTAGGAGGAATGGGCTCGGCTTTGTCGATGCCAGCGGTTCGGGGGAAAGGAGCCGATTTGTTCGCCAAGAGGCAGTCTCGTATGGAGAAGTATGTCGTGGATTCGGACACTGTGCTGGCAGCCACTGCACAGGCAGCACAGCAAGCCCAGGCAGCCACTGTGCAGGCAAACAAG GGTCCCGTCTCCTGGAGGTGGAAG GCATTTGGCAGGAGCTACTCTCTGTCCCCACCCGCCGCCAGAGCACCATCGCTGGGCCTCCGGTCATCGTCTGGGTCCCCTTCCCTCTCATATAAACCCCGGGCCTCGTCTGCTCCAGCACCCCAGGGGAGGCAGATGTCCTGGCTGGACAAGAGTTACAAGCATCCTTCCCCCTGGGAGGCCGCAGCCCGCCACCCCATGGGCCTGGTCGACGAGGCCTTCACCTTCCAGAACCTCCAGCAGGCCATCGCCTTCAACGTGTGCTTGGCTGCCCAGCGCAAGCTGCTCCCCGAGCCCCCTGCTGAGTGGAAGTCTAGGGTGTCCTATGATCCTCCCAGGATGACTGAGGGATGGAACCCGAACCAGAGATGGAACCAGAGGCagaaccagacccagacccagattTACAGCAGAGTTATGCCTCCGTTCCTGTCCCCAACCAAGAGCACGGCCTCGGCCCCCGCCGGTCCAGCTGGCAACAGGTCCCTGCCCAGACAGTTGCAGCCCCAGAGGTCCCTGACGGAGGCCAATATCGAGCACTCTGGGGCCGGTTATGGGAACGGAAGGCCCCTGAGGGGGCAGCAGCAGCCGAGCTACAGATCTGTGTACCACACTGACTGGAGCTGGAGACGCTAG
- the LOC118391980 gene encoding synaptopodin-2-like isoform X3 → MGTGDYICVTVHGGAPWGFSLREGEGDDYRRLQVYQVEEGGHASLAGICEGDEVVSLNGEPCGELSLPKANALIDASVDCLQLLVKRWHTISPEDFHSETYFGTRESSGEALESTTLHILSPGRSQPPRELYIADSQDEAYYGETESDMEAPGGIHLVRTQLCVPAPEECQFPRGGGDKGREGPQGGSFSPGAMVELQLSLAEHTLEDPVCTSLGSALGIEGEIQAREALKNEALLHTTTHSLYVPGPAREPLSQHGVVLSSPPLLGQVEVTLQRGSPRLVEGVVVYGASGSVGEAPGEEGGGKSQGASFTVSFGIPTEGAEPAAERDSDSEKDLEKPNKHRAKHARLRRSESLSDKQVKEAKSKCKRIAILLNAEAPNPNNKGVLMFKRHRQRAKKYTLVSYGTGESEPEYEVDDSDEEDARAIKFTLVATTSGSELEEDFITNAQGGGRVLTFDWDTGLLEIERKLNSGEEMEQLPNTTGKGATMFAHRRQRMDEIVGEHEEMRRQGIPVEGVQEVEKHAANQQMEERSYMQATTERQAYMDFSMHQKQQQQYQKYQEQQYYEQQQQQQQQQYEQQQYQQQQQQYEQQQYQQQQQYHQQQQEYQQQHIQQYSSNMNGMANHQTNEMQSSMSNQTAQPFSLQNQMPALFSAPVSGSNQEMMGQGEQIASRDERISTPAIKSGILQDTRNRFKGKPMFNFKQAPKVSPNPELLNLLNRSDKKLDSESCTEEDYLSLGAEACNFLQSPRVKHKTPPPVAPKPIINPNSPPWSPQPELANQELPLHAENSVPAPAAALETESAPEPAPEPSPPFAPQEAPVPAKPPSPAKHTWSPPGSQAQQQQPQQAPAWGGNGPSPTQPHSQPEPQVSSWAPSLTQASQQPLVSTWPPAEMKHQAPAPSKSPPQLPWVTPQPPPPQPQPPINSWAIAPAQSQLQWVQPQEQQQPQAPWAQPQEQAQQHPQAPWAKQPQSPEQAWPQDQPQPPWVSSSQPPMNAWTPPQSHTQPQQPPWAQQAQPQHPAQPQPHMNAWAPAPAQAQVQPPWAQLSPEQEQPPMNAWAPDQNQARPQPPWVQPPSTQSSPQQNWQQPPPQQAPLQPPMNAWAPAQAQPQTHTSTWAPQPQQAPVNTQTWMHRVCQPSPKPWNAPQSAPCSTPPPPPQRINSYTLDERSSSPVINPMASVLAPVGGMGSALSMPAVRGKGADLFAKRQSRMEKYVVDSDTVLAATAQAAQQAQAATVQANKAFGRSYSLSPPAARAPSLGLRSSSGSPSLSYKPRASSAPAPQGRQMSWLDKSYKHPSPWEAAARHPMGLVDEAFTFQNLQQAIAFNVCLAAQRKLLPEPPAEWKSRVSYDPPRMTEGWNPNQRWNQRQNQTQTQIYSRVMPPFLSPTKSTASAPAGPAGNRSLPRQLQPQRSLTEANIEHSGAGYGNGRPLRGQQQPSYRSVYHTDWSWRR, encoded by the exons ATGGGCACTGGGGATTATATCTGTGTTACGGTGCACGGAGGCGCGCCCTGGGGCTTCAGTCTccgcgagggagagggggatgactaCCGGCGTTTGCAGGTTTATCAG GTGGAAGAGGGCGGTCATGCGTCCCTGGCCGGGATCTGCGAGGGGGACGAGGTGGTGTCGCTGAATGGAGAACCCTGCGGGGAGCTTTCCCTCCCAAAAGCAAATGCTCTCATTGACGCCTCCGTCGACTGCCTGCAACTACTGGTCAAAAG ATGGCACACCATATCCCCTGAGGATTTTCATTCAGAGACCTACTTTGGCACAAGGGAGTCCTCTGGTGAGGCTTTGGAAAGCACCACCctccacatcctgtcccctgGCAGGTCCCAACCCCCCAGGGAGCTCTACATCGCTGATTCCCAGGACGAGGCCTACtatggggagacagagagtgacatgGAGGCCCCCGGAGGGATCCATCTGGTCCGCACCCAGCTCTGCGTACCTGCGCCTGAGGAGTGCCAGTTccccagaggaggaggggacaaaGGTCGAGAGGGACCCCAGGGGGGGAGCTTCTCCCCTGGGGCAATGGTGGAGCTACAGTTGTCCCTCGCCGAACACACCCTGGAGGATCCCGTCTGCACCTCCCTGGGGAGTGCTCTTGGAATAGAGGGGGAGATTCAGGCGAGAGAGGCCCTCAAGAACGAGGCCCTCCTTCACACCACCACCCACTCGCTCTACGTCCCTGGCCCAGCTCGGGAGCCCCTGAGTCAGCATGGAGTGGTGCTGAGCTCCCCCCCTCTGCTCGGCCAGGTGGAGGTCACCCTGCAGAGGGGCTCTCCTCGCCTGGTAGAAGGGGTAGTCGTCTATGGGGCCAGTGGAAGTGTTGGTGAAGCCcctggggaggaaggaggagggaaaagCCAGGGAGCCTCCTTCACCGTCTCCTTTGGAATTCCCACAGAGGGGGCCGAACCAGCAGCGGAGCGAGACTCAGATTCAGAGAAGGACCTTGAGAAACCTAACAAGCACCGGGCCAAGCACGCCA gGCTCAGGCGCAGTGAGAGCCTGTCAGACAAGCAGGTGAAGGAGGCCAAGTCTAAATGTAAGCGCATTGCTATCCTTCTGAACGCTGAAGCTCCCAACCCCAACAACAAGGGGGTGTTGATGTTCAAGAGGCATCGACAGAGGGCCAAGAAGTACACACTCGTCAGCTACGGCACCGGTGAGAGTGAACCAGAGTACGAGGTCGACGACAGCGACGAGGAAGACGCCAGAGCGATCAAATTCACCCTCGTAGCCACCACCAGCGGATCAGAGCTTGAGGAGGACTTTATCACGAATGCCCAGGGCGGTGGCAGAGTGCTAACCTTCGACTGGGACACAGGACTACTCGAGATCGAGCGCAAGCTCAACTCCGGAGAGGAGATGGAGCAACTGCCCAACACCACGGGAAAGGGGGCCACAATGTTCGCCCATCGCCGCCAGCGCATGGATGAGATCGTTGGCGAACATGAGGAGATGAGACGCCAGGGGATTCCCGTGGAGGGGGTACAGGAGGTGGAGAAACATGCAGCCAACCAGCAGATGGAGGAGCGCTCGTACATGCAGGCCACCACAGAGAGGCAGGCCTACATGGACTTTAGCATGCACCAGAAGCAGCAGCAACAGTATCAGAAGTACCAAGAGCAGCAGTACTatgaacagcagcagcagcagcaacaacaacagtacGAGCAGCAGCAATaccagcagcaacaacaacagtacGAACAGCAGCAGTACCAGCAGcaacaacaatatcatcaacaGCAGCAAGAGTACCAACAGCAGCATATTCAGCAGTACTCCTCTAACATGAATGGCATGGCCAACCATCAAACCAATGAAATGCAGAGTTCCATGAGCAATCAAACTGCCCAACCCTTCTCATTACAAAACCAGATGCCCGCCCTGTTTTCTGCCCCAGTGAGTGGGAGCAACCAAGAGATGATGGGTCAGGGAGAGCAGATTGCCTCACGCGACGAGCGCATTTCGACGCCAGCAATCAAGTCTGGGATCTTGCAGGACACAAGGAACAGGTTCAAGGGCAAGCCAATGTTCAATTTCAAACAAGCACCCAAAGTGTCACCCAACCCCGAGCTTCTGAATCTCCTCAACAGGAGTGACAAGAAGTTGGATTCCGAGTCATGCACGGAAGAGGACTATCTTAGCTTGGGTGCTGAGGCTTGCAACTTCCTCCAGTCACCAAGGGTCAAGCATAAAACGCCTCCACCAGTGGCTCCCAAGCCCATCATTAACCCAAACTCTCCACCCTGGTCCCCTCAGCCTGAGCTGGCCAACCAGGAGTTGCCACTGCATGCTGAAAATAGCGTCCCTGCACCTGCTGCAGCCCTTGAGACCGAGTCCGCCCCAGAACCGGCCCCAGAGCCCTCCCCTCCTTTTGCCCCCCAGGAAGCTCCTGTTCCTGCCAAGCCCCCCTCTCCAGCCAAACACACATGGAGTCCCCCAGGGTCCCAggcacagcagcagcagccccAGCAAGCGCCAGCCTGGGGAGGAAATGGTCCCTCACCAACTCAGCCTCATTCGCAACCCGAGCCTCAAGTGAGTTCCTGGGCTCCGTCACTAACACAGGCATCACAGCAGCCACTTGTGAGTACTTGGCCACCTGCTGAAATGAAGCACCAGGCTCCAGCTCCAAGTAAGTCCCCACCACAGCTCCCTTGGGTGACTCCCCAACCACCCCCTCCTCAGCCTCAGCCACCCATTAATTCTTGGGCTATAGCGCCTGCCCAGTCACAACTCCAATGGGTTCAACCTCAAGAACAGCAACAGCCCCAGGCACCTTGGGCTCAACCTCAAGAACAAGCACAGCAACATCCCCAGGCACCTTGGGCTAAACAGCCTCAGTCTCCAGAACAGGCTTGGCCCCAGGACCAGCCTCAGCCACCTTGGGTGTCATCATCTCAGCCTCCAATGAATGCATGGACACCACCACAGAGCCATACCCAGCCACAACAACCACCTTGGGCCCAACAAGCTCAACCCCAACATCCAGCTCAGCCTCAACCCCATATGAATGCATGGGCCCCAGCACCTGCTCAGGCTCAGGTCCAGCCTCCATGGGCCCAGCTATCTCCAGAGCAAGAACAGCCACCCATGAATGCCTGGGCCCCAGATCAGAATCAGGCCCGGCCACAGCCACCTTGGGTCCAACCACCTTCAACCCAATCCTCACCCCAGCAAAACTGGCAACAACCACCTCCACAGCAGGCACCCTTACAGCCACCTATGAATGCATGGGCCCCAGCTCAGGCACAGCCTCAGACACACACAAGTACCTGGGCCCCACAACCACAGCAAGCCCCAGTGAATACTCAGACCTGGATGCACAGAGTGTGTCAACCTTCTCCAAAACCTTGGAATGCTCCACAAAGTGCTCCCTGTTctactcctccacctcccccacaGCGAATTAACTCTTACACACTTGACGAAAGGTCCTCGTCACCCGTCATCAATCCAATGGCCAGTGTTTTGGCACCAGTAGGAGGAATGGGCTCGGCTTTGTCGATGCCAGCGGTTCGGGGGAAAGGAGCCGATTTGTTCGCCAAGAGGCAGTCTCGTATGGAGAAGTATGTCGTGGATTCGGACACTGTGCTGGCAGCCACTGCACAGGCAGCACAGCAAGCCCAGGCAGCCACTGTGCAGGCAAACAAG GCATTTGGCAGGAGCTACTCTCTGTCCCCACCCGCCGCCAGAGCACCATCGCTGGGCCTCCGGTCATCGTCTGGGTCCCCTTCCCTCTCATATAAACCCCGGGCCTCGTCTGCTCCAGCACCCCAGGGGAGGCAGATGTCCTGGCTGGACAAGAGTTACAAGCATCCTTCCCCCTGGGAGGCCGCAGCCCGCCACCCCATGGGCCTGGTCGACGAGGCCTTCACCTTCCAGAACCTCCAGCAGGCCATCGCCTTCAACGTGTGCTTGGCTGCCCAGCGCAAGCTGCTCCCCGAGCCCCCTGCTGAGTGGAAGTCTAGGGTGTCCTATGATCCTCCCAGGATGACTGAGGGATGGAACCCGAACCAGAGATGGAACCAGAGGCagaaccagacccagacccagattTACAGCAGAGTTATGCCTCCGTTCCTGTCCCCAACCAAGAGCACGGCCTCGGCCCCCGCCGGTCCAGCTGGCAACAGGTCCCTGCCCAGACAGTTGCAGCCCCAGAGGTCCCTGACGGAGGCCAATATCGAGCACTCTGGGGCCGGTTATGGGAACGGAAGGCCCCTGAGGGGGCAGCAGCAGCCGAGCTACAGATCTGTGTACCACACTGACTGGAGCTGGAGACGCTAG